The Gammaproteobacteria bacterium genome has a window encoding:
- a CDS encoding Sec-independent protein translocase subunit TatA — MSFSMPELLIVLIIVALLFGTRKLRSVGGDLGSAVRGFRKAMSGEDAAAGGQSKEGQAAAEAAEAPQAPTGGTDPGKAG, encoded by the coding sequence ATGAGTTTTAGTATGCCTGAACTGCTGATCGTGCTGATCATCGTCGCCCTGCTTTTCGGGACCCGGAAGTTGCGTTCCGTAGGAGGCGACCTGGGTTCCGCGGTGCGGGGATTCCGCAAGGCGATGAGCGGCGAGGACGCGGCAGCCGGCGGCCAGAGCAAGGAAGGGCAGGCCGCGGCGGAAGCCGCGGAGGCCCCGCAGGCGCCGACAGGCGGCACCGACCCCGGGAAGGCCGGCTAG